One genomic region from Dehalococcoidia bacterium encodes:
- a CDS encoding DDE transposase — KHHGVSPQRFPLYLKELEFRYNHRQEDIFPRLVQYLCDFVPNLT, encoded by the coding sequence CAAGCATCATGGGGTGTCTCCCCAACGCTTCCCTTTGTACCTCAAGGAACTGGAGTTCCGCTACAATCATCGCCAGGAGGACATCTTCCCTCGGTTAGTTCAGTACCTCTGCGATTTTGTGCCAAACCTTACCTAA